A single genomic interval of Methyloceanibacter caenitepidi harbors:
- a CDS encoding cupin domain-containing protein: MPSAEEIIAHLALQPHPEGGWFRETFRDEAGTDGRAHSTAILFLLAAGDVSHWHRVDAVETWHWYAGAPLALRVADEAGLVQEITLGSDIFGGQQPQAVVPANAWQSARSLGDWTLVGCTVAPGFQFEGFELAPQGWEP, encoded by the coding sequence GTGCCGAGCGCCGAAGAGATCATCGCCCATCTGGCGCTTCAGCCCCATCCGGAAGGAGGCTGGTTCCGGGAAACCTTCCGCGACGAGGCGGGCACCGACGGCCGCGCCCATTCGACGGCGATCCTGTTTCTTCTGGCCGCTGGCGATGTCTCTCATTGGCATCGGGTGGATGCGGTCGAGACCTGGCACTGGTACGCCGGGGCGCCTCTGGCGCTCAGAGTCGCCGACGAGGCAGGCCTGGTTCAGGAGATTACTCTGGGGTCAGATATCTTCGGCGGGCAGCAGCCGCAGGCCGTTGTGCCGGCAAATGCCTGGCAGAGCGCGCGAAGCCTTGGGGACTGGACGCTGGTGGGATGCACCGTCGCGCCCGGCTTTCAGTTCGAGGGGTTCGAACTCGCCCCCCAAGGCTGGGAACCTTGA
- the gloB gene encoding hydroxyacylglutathione hydrolase, which yields MAKLEIFQFPTRADNYGVLIHDPETGATASIDAPEAGPIQAALAQKGWTLTDILVTHHHGDHTAGIGPLKNKSGCTVYGPAREAGLIPGLDVEVKEGDTVSVGHADATVIDTAGHTRGHVSYYFPGEGVVFVGDTLFSVGCGKLLEGDAPTMWSSLSKLAGLPPETQVFCGHEYTGANCRFALTIEPENAALQARAADVAQNDANGRPSLPTTIGLELATNPFLRASSPEIQARLGLEGAPLEDVFGEVRRRKDRF from the coding sequence ATGGCCAAGCTCGAGATTTTCCAGTTTCCGACCCGCGCCGACAATTACGGGGTGCTCATCCACGACCCCGAGACGGGCGCGACCGCCTCGATCGACGCGCCTGAAGCCGGGCCGATCCAGGCCGCGCTTGCGCAGAAGGGCTGGACTCTCACCGACATCCTCGTGACCCACCACCATGGGGACCATACGGCCGGTATCGGGCCCTTGAAGAACAAGTCCGGCTGCACGGTCTATGGCCCTGCGCGGGAGGCTGGTCTGATCCCGGGACTCGACGTGGAGGTCAAGGAAGGCGACACGGTCTCGGTCGGCCATGCGGACGCCACGGTCATCGACACGGCGGGGCATACGCGCGGCCACGTGAGCTACTATTTCCCGGGTGAGGGCGTGGTCTTTGTCGGCGACACCCTATTCTCCGTCGGATGCGGCAAGCTTTTGGAAGGCGATGCCCCGACCATGTGGTCCTCTTTGTCTAAGCTCGCGGGATTGCCGCCGGAGACGCAAGTTTTCTGCGGCCACGAATACACCGGCGCCAATTGCCGGTTTGCACTGACTATCGAGCCGGAGAACGCGGCCCTGCAGGCCCGCGCCGCCGACGTCGCACAGAACGACGCCAATGGCCGTCCGTCCTTGCCCACGACAATCGGGCTGGAACTGGCCACCAACCCCTTCCTGCGCGCCTCGAGCCCCGAGATTCAGGCGCGGCTCGGCCTTGAAGGCGCGCCGCTTGAGGACGTCTTCGGCGAGGTGCGGCGGCGCAAGGACCGGTTTTAG
- a CDS encoding methyltransferase domain-containing protein yields MHLDAIDLRNFYARRIGLMVRRLLRSRFRAFWPDVEGLRVFGLGYATPYLAEFRTQALCTGALAPVRLGALPWPERASSHTALVDETELPLDDEAADRVLLVHMLEWSEHPHALLREIWRVLTPNGRILVAVPNRRGLWARMDSTPFGYGSPFSRSQLTQLLKDAMFQPESWHYVLHLPPFDWRLLTRWPDFWERAGDLLWPAFSGVIVVEATKQVYAGALAREPARKMRRRVVPIPAGAVTPRLAGQEKHRLFAEQILRR; encoded by the coding sequence ATGCATCTCGACGCGATCGACCTTCGGAATTTCTATGCCCGCCGGATAGGGCTGATGGTACGGCGCCTGCTGCGCTCCCGATTCCGGGCTTTTTGGCCGGATGTGGAAGGCTTGCGCGTTTTCGGCCTCGGCTATGCCACACCCTATCTCGCCGAGTTCAGGACCCAGGCGCTGTGCACGGGCGCGCTCGCTCCCGTCCGCCTCGGCGCGCTGCCCTGGCCCGAGCGGGCCTCGTCGCACACGGCCCTCGTGGATGAGACCGAACTGCCATTGGACGACGAAGCCGCCGACCGTGTGCTCCTGGTGCACATGCTGGAATGGTCCGAGCATCCTCATGCCTTGCTCCGCGAGATATGGCGGGTTCTCACCCCGAACGGGCGCATCCTCGTGGCTGTGCCAAACCGGCGGGGGCTTTGGGCGCGCATGGATTCCACGCCGTTCGGCTATGGCAGCCCGTTCAGCCGCAGCCAGCTCACCCAACTCCTGAAGGACGCGATGTTCCAGCCCGAAAGCTGGCACTACGTCCTCCACCTGCCGCCCTTCGACTGGCGTCTCCTGACCCGCTGGCCAGATTTTTGGGAGCGGGCCGGCGATCTGCTCTGGCCTGCCTTTTCGGGGGTCATCGTTGTGGAGGCCACGAAACAGGTCTATGCGGGTGCGCTCGCGCGTGAGCCGGCCCGCAAGATGCGGCGGCGCGTCGTTCCCATCCCGGCCGGCGCCGTGACGCCGCGCCTAGCGGGACAGGAGAAACACCGCCTGTTCGCCGAACAGATTCTGCGCCGATAG
- the metW gene encoding methionine biosynthesis protein MetW gives MTMDASVNPPALRSADTARVDLLLIAEMIAPESRVLDIGCGDGTLLRILSEKHGVDGRGIELSQAGVNQCVARGLSVIQGDADTDLAYYPDMAFDYAILSRTIQATRNPRHVLEQLLRIGKRVVVSFPNFGHWRVRAQLMFGGHMPQTDTLPETWYNTPNIHLCTIKDFLALCEDMGAKVERVVALNANGTKLVSMPLSAQNLFGEQAVFLLSR, from the coding sequence ATGACGATGGACGCGTCCGTCAATCCGCCGGCGTTGCGGTCCGCCGACACAGCCCGCGTCGACCTTCTGCTCATCGCCGAGATGATCGCACCGGAGTCCCGGGTGCTCGATATCGGCTGCGGCGACGGCACGCTGCTGCGCATCCTGTCGGAGAAGCACGGCGTGGACGGCCGCGGCATCGAGTTGAGCCAGGCCGGCGTGAATCAATGCGTGGCGCGGGGCCTATCCGTCATCCAGGGCGATGCGGATACGGATCTCGCCTATTACCCGGACATGGCCTTCGACTACGCGATCCTGTCGCGGACGATCCAGGCCACGCGCAATCCGCGGCACGTGCTCGAGCAGCTTTTGCGGATCGGCAAGCGGGTCGTGGTGTCGTTTCCGAATTTCGGTCATTGGCGTGTGCGGGCACAGCTCATGTTTGGCGGCCACATGCCGCAAACCGACACCCTGCCGGAGACCTGGTACAACACGCCCAACATCCATCTGTGCACGATCAAGGACTTCCTGGCGCTGTGCGAGGACATGGGTGCGAAGGTCGAGCGTGTTGTCGCCCTCAACGCCAACGGCACGAAGCTCGTGTCGATGCCCCTATCGGCGCAGAATCTGTTCGGCGAACAGGCGGTGTTTCTCCTGTCCCGCTAG